In Acropora palmata chromosome 7, jaAcrPala1.3, whole genome shotgun sequence, one genomic interval encodes:
- the LOC141886145 gene encoding putative N-acetylated-alpha-linked acidic dipeptidase isoform X1: MDKTDTLHLFDAKMELHPEEESFSAQPTILLRSNSWNRCNGVLIGGIVVVVVGLIAGAFVAGYMIRSAVTKVSTDCKTDDKVSPTSLPSQIRLQDILALMSTKSIEHNLRNLTLKPHHASSRRNKELAEMIKAQWTSYGFDVKLVRYNVLLSFPVEGKINGVALLDGNGSVMFRSANREEVLEPMEQSSDVLRPFSAFSPTGKAKGDLVYVNYARPIDFKMLIDKGVNCSGKIVIARYGHVFRGDKVTNAQKYGAKAILIYSDPYDYAPVRDEDLYPHGWWLPQTGVQRGSILIGTGDPLTPRYPAKDGVLRKKSTEIKMPCIPAHPISAKDAEQFLSRLGGVEAPDDWQGGLNITYRLGPGFIEELKDWNVEVETNNNHTRRDIYNVIAVLKGFVEPDRLVLLGNHRDAWVFGGIDPSSGTACLMEIAKAFGLSYKQGWRPRRSIVLCSWGGEEYGLLGSTEWVEDNIHLLYQRAVAYLNVDSPVRGNYSLYVRASPLLHKVLFAASQQVKNPVNGSQSVYENWLQKFPASDGRNPKIPPLGSGSDYSPFCQRVGVPSADIRYVFDKVKFHNISSYPTYHSIHDTFAYVKKFVDPHFATHLAIAQVWASAAFLLAHTPIVPINCSDYATALRRGALDIKKTYEDDLTQKGISLEYLEKAVQTFEEGSKVIQSFINSVNSSDPWSLSFINDRLTGLEKNFLNPAGLPGRPLYWHSIFAPSLHNSYASATFPGLHDSLQDAVGSNGTWSLVKEELSNTIVAIEWAAQFLNSIV; this comes from the exons GGCCCAACCGACCATACTTCTAAGGAGCAATTCTTGGAATCGCTGCAATGGTGTTCTTATTGGCGGAATAGTAGTGGTTGTCGTTGGGCTTATTGCAGGTGCATTTGTTGCTGGATATATGATACGGAGTGCTGTAACGAAAGTGTCCACTGACTGCAAAACAGATGATAAGGTGTCACCAACTTCCTTGCCTTCTCAGATTCGTCTTCAGGACATTTTGGCGTTGATGTCCACAAAGAGCATTGAGCACAATTTAAG GAATTTGACCTTAAAACCTCATCATGCAAGTTCTCGTAGAAATAAAGAATTAGCTGAAATGATCAAAGCTCAATGGACAAGTTATGGATTTGATGTTAAGTTAGTGCGATACAATGTTCTCCTTTCTTTCCCAGTGGAAGGAAAGATAAATGGAGTGGCACTTCTAGATGGAAATGGAAGTGTCATGTTTAGATCAGCAAACCGTGAGGAGGTGTTGGAACCAATGGAACAATCATCTGATGTTTTGCGACCATTTAGTGCTTTCTCACCCACAGGAAAAGCAAAA gGTGACTTGGTTTATGTAAACTATGCAAGACCCATAGATTTTAAGATGTTGATTGATAAAGGAGTTAATTGCTCAGGAAAGATTGTCATTGCAAGATATGGACATGTATTCAGAGGAGACAAG GTGACTAATGCACAGAAGTATGGAGCAAAAGCCATACTGATATACAGCGACCCCTATGATTATGCACCTGTGAGAGATGAAGATCTTTATCCACATGGTTGGTGGTTGCCACAGACTGGAGTGCAACGTGGATCGATTCTCATTGGTACTGGTGATCCATTAACTCCAAGATACCCAGCTAAAG ATGGTGTACTCAGAAAAAAATCGACAGAAATAAAGATGCCTTGTATTCCTGCGCATCCAATTTCAGCAAAGGATGCTGAGCAGTTTCTAAG CCGCCTTGGTGGTGTTGAAGCTCCAGATGACTGGCAGGGTGGATTGAACATTACATATCGCCTTGGTCCAGGTTTCATTGAGGAATTAAAAGATTG GAACGTTGAAGtggaaacaaataataatcacACTCGCCGGGATATTTACAATGTTATTGCAGTTTTGAAAGGCTTTGTTGAGCCAG ACAGGTTAGTTTTGCTGGGTAATCACCGAGATGCTTGGGTGTTTGGTGGCATCGATCCATCCAGTGGAACGGCATGTCTAATGGAAATCGCCAAGGCTTTTGGTCTTAGCTACAAGCAAG GGTGGAGACCTCGACGATCTATTGTCCTTTGTAGCTGGGGAGGTGAAGAATATGGGCTGCTTGGATCAACAGAGTGGGTGGAG GACAATATTCACTTGTTGTATCAACGCGCTGTGGCTTACCTTAATGTTGATTCTCCAGTAAGAG GAAACTATAGTCTCTATGTGAGGGCAAGTCCTCTTCTTCATAAAGTGCTATTCGCTGCTTCCCAACAG GTAAAAAACCCTGTTAATGGTAGTCAGTCAGTATACGAAAACTGGCTGCAGAAATTCCCGGCGTCAGATGGACGCAATCCCAA GATTCCTCCTCTAGGATCGGGAAGTGATTATTCTCCTTTTTGTCAAAGAGTTGGGGTGCCGTCAGCAGACATTAGATACGTTTTTGATAAG gtcAAGTTTCATAACATCAGTTCCTATCCAACATATCACAGCATTCATGACACGTTTGCTTATGTCAAAAAATTTGTGGACCCTCACTTCGCCACTCATTTGGCCATTGCGCAGGTCTGGGCCAGCGCTGCGTTTCTATTAGCTCACACACCAATTGTGCCAATCAATTGCTCGGACTATGCAACGGCGCTTAGAAGAGGTGCTTTGGACATAAAGAAAACGTATGAAGACGATCTGACACAAAAAGGAATTTCCCTCG aatACCTAGAAAAAGCTGTACAAACGTTTGAAGAAGGCTCTAAAGTGATACAGTCATTCATTAATAGTGTTAACAGCTCAGA CCCCTGGTCCCTCTCCTTTATTAATGATCGTTTAACAGGCCTGGAAAAGAATTTCCTGAACCCAGCTGGTCTTCCAGGAAGACCTCTCTACTG GCACTCGATCTTCGCCCCGAGCTTGCACAACTCGTACGCCAGTGCCACATTTCCAGGCCTCCATGATTCTCTACAGGATGCTGTCGGCAGTAATGGGACCTGGTCACTAGTTAAAGAAGAGTTGTCCAATACCATAGTGGCAATAGAATGGGCAGCTCAGTTCTTAAACTCAATTGTTTAG
- the LOC141886145 gene encoding glutamate carboxypeptidase 2-like isoform X2: MLPLCENWNLTLKPHHASSRRNKELAEMIKAQWTSYGFDVKLVRYNVLLSFPVEGKINGVALLDGNGSVMFRSANREEVLEPMEQSSDVLRPFSAFSPTGKAKGDLVYVNYARPIDFKMLIDKGVNCSGKIVIARYGHVFRGDKVTNAQKYGAKAILIYSDPYDYAPVRDEDLYPHGWWLPQTGVQRGSILIGTGDPLTPRYPAKDGVLRKKSTEIKMPCIPAHPISAKDAEQFLSRLGGVEAPDDWQGGLNITYRLGPGFIEELKDWNVEVETNNNHTRRDIYNVIAVLKGFVEPDRLVLLGNHRDAWVFGGIDPSSGTACLMEIAKAFGLSYKQGWRPRRSIVLCSWGGEEYGLLGSTEWVEDNIHLLYQRAVAYLNVDSPVRGNYSLYVRASPLLHKVLFAASQQVKNPVNGSQSVYENWLQKFPASDGRNPKIPPLGSGSDYSPFCQRVGVPSADIRYVFDKVKFHNISSYPTYHSIHDTFAYVKKFVDPHFATHLAIAQVWASAAFLLAHTPIVPINCSDYATALRRGALDIKKTYEDDLTQKGISLEYLEKAVQTFEEGSKVIQSFINSVNSSDPWSLSFINDRLTGLEKNFLNPAGLPGRPLYWHSIFAPSLHNSYASATFPGLHDSLQDAVGSNGTWSLVKEELSNTIVAIEWAAQFLNSIV, from the exons ATGCTTCCATTATGTGAGAATTG GAATTTGACCTTAAAACCTCATCATGCAAGTTCTCGTAGAAATAAAGAATTAGCTGAAATGATCAAAGCTCAATGGACAAGTTATGGATTTGATGTTAAGTTAGTGCGATACAATGTTCTCCTTTCTTTCCCAGTGGAAGGAAAGATAAATGGAGTGGCACTTCTAGATGGAAATGGAAGTGTCATGTTTAGATCAGCAAACCGTGAGGAGGTGTTGGAACCAATGGAACAATCATCTGATGTTTTGCGACCATTTAGTGCTTTCTCACCCACAGGAAAAGCAAAA gGTGACTTGGTTTATGTAAACTATGCAAGACCCATAGATTTTAAGATGTTGATTGATAAAGGAGTTAATTGCTCAGGAAAGATTGTCATTGCAAGATATGGACATGTATTCAGAGGAGACAAG GTGACTAATGCACAGAAGTATGGAGCAAAAGCCATACTGATATACAGCGACCCCTATGATTATGCACCTGTGAGAGATGAAGATCTTTATCCACATGGTTGGTGGTTGCCACAGACTGGAGTGCAACGTGGATCGATTCTCATTGGTACTGGTGATCCATTAACTCCAAGATACCCAGCTAAAG ATGGTGTACTCAGAAAAAAATCGACAGAAATAAAGATGCCTTGTATTCCTGCGCATCCAATTTCAGCAAAGGATGCTGAGCAGTTTCTAAG CCGCCTTGGTGGTGTTGAAGCTCCAGATGACTGGCAGGGTGGATTGAACATTACATATCGCCTTGGTCCAGGTTTCATTGAGGAATTAAAAGATTG GAACGTTGAAGtggaaacaaataataatcacACTCGCCGGGATATTTACAATGTTATTGCAGTTTTGAAAGGCTTTGTTGAGCCAG ACAGGTTAGTTTTGCTGGGTAATCACCGAGATGCTTGGGTGTTTGGTGGCATCGATCCATCCAGTGGAACGGCATGTCTAATGGAAATCGCCAAGGCTTTTGGTCTTAGCTACAAGCAAG GGTGGAGACCTCGACGATCTATTGTCCTTTGTAGCTGGGGAGGTGAAGAATATGGGCTGCTTGGATCAACAGAGTGGGTGGAG GACAATATTCACTTGTTGTATCAACGCGCTGTGGCTTACCTTAATGTTGATTCTCCAGTAAGAG GAAACTATAGTCTCTATGTGAGGGCAAGTCCTCTTCTTCATAAAGTGCTATTCGCTGCTTCCCAACAG GTAAAAAACCCTGTTAATGGTAGTCAGTCAGTATACGAAAACTGGCTGCAGAAATTCCCGGCGTCAGATGGACGCAATCCCAA GATTCCTCCTCTAGGATCGGGAAGTGATTATTCTCCTTTTTGTCAAAGAGTTGGGGTGCCGTCAGCAGACATTAGATACGTTTTTGATAAG gtcAAGTTTCATAACATCAGTTCCTATCCAACATATCACAGCATTCATGACACGTTTGCTTATGTCAAAAAATTTGTGGACCCTCACTTCGCCACTCATTTGGCCATTGCGCAGGTCTGGGCCAGCGCTGCGTTTCTATTAGCTCACACACCAATTGTGCCAATCAATTGCTCGGACTATGCAACGGCGCTTAGAAGAGGTGCTTTGGACATAAAGAAAACGTATGAAGACGATCTGACACAAAAAGGAATTTCCCTCG aatACCTAGAAAAAGCTGTACAAACGTTTGAAGAAGGCTCTAAAGTGATACAGTCATTCATTAATAGTGTTAACAGCTCAGA CCCCTGGTCCCTCTCCTTTATTAATGATCGTTTAACAGGCCTGGAAAAGAATTTCCTGAACCCAGCTGGTCTTCCAGGAAGACCTCTCTACTG GCACTCGATCTTCGCCCCGAGCTTGCACAACTCGTACGCCAGTGCCACATTTCCAGGCCTCCATGATTCTCTACAGGATGCTGTCGGCAGTAATGGGACCTGGTCACTAGTTAAAGAAGAGTTGTCCAATACCATAGTGGCAATAGAATGGGCAGCTCAGTTCTTAAACTCAATTGTTTAG